In Helianthus annuus cultivar XRQ/B chromosome 8, HanXRQr2.0-SUNRISE, whole genome shotgun sequence, a single genomic region encodes these proteins:
- the LOC110873415 gene encoding oligoribonuclease isoform X2 has translation MSRTYYKLPLVWIKLQKTGLNVEVDRILEIACVITDGKLRKLVEGPDLVIHQTKDFLDEVGERCQDRHVRNGLSEKETQSTTSEKEAEELVIDFVKGHVGAYTPSLAGNSVYVDFMFLKKYMPDLASLFSHVLVDVSSVKALCCHWFPEVLACR, from the exons ATGAGCAGGACATACTACAAATTGCCACTTGTGTGGATCAAATTACAAAAGACAG GCTTGAATGTTGAAGTAGATAGAATATTAGAGATTGCTTGTGTCATTACTGATGGGAAATTGAGGAAACTGGTAGAG GGTCCTGATTTGGTAATCCATCAAACAAAAGATTTTCTGGATGAAGTTGGAGAACGGTGCCAAGATCGTCATGTGCGTAATG GGTTGTCTGAGAAGGAGACACAAAGTACAACCAGTGAAAAAGAAGCTGAAGAGCTG GTTATAGATTTTGTTAAGGGACATGTCGGCGCATATACGCCTTCGCTTGCAGGAAATTCAGTTTATGTTGATTTTATGTTCTTAAAG AAGTACATGCCCGATCTGGCTAGCCTTTTCTCTCACGTTCTCGTTGATGTCAGTAGCGTCAAAGCTTTATGTTGCCATTGGTTCCCAGAAG